From one Plasmodium malariae genome assembly, chromosome: 12 genomic stretch:
- the PmUG01_12036000 gene encoding alpha/beta-hydrolase, putative, whose translation MNETNNEKSKRNLIEKVSSEKDNSINEGVNIPTDQRANESKGFSNSYENYGSSMSSSNNNRSNTGSTSGNNVGSTSGNNVGSTSGNNVGSTSGNNVGSTSGNNVGSTSGNNVGSTSGNNVGSTSGNNVGSTSGNNVGSTSGNNVGSTSGNNIGSRNSNSNGGGERRVSSFKEGNPNGKDTASTKKLESGLNEEKETKKNYMQYDDGNPEINFFINKDNLKIARYAWKAENPKAYVFALHGITSHLRNEYLNYMGRPAWVDQRKDEHREKGNNEKEGSLRRGFIKIGGNYLSKSGSVKEHEKYVIPNGNDCNDCNDRNDRNDRNDRNDRNDRNDRNDCNDCINGISNGNYNNSTSNNNNGNIGGSARVNAPGSANIRALSFSSGKVRQRSYDREMRSQSNTNSSDEEEEEYDDDDDDDNDSSSLSCSSSELGDKRNLEKKLTMFLSCSSCISNLNETMNHVNSKFSEGALNSGNSNDYNCNYSNSNINSNSFNNTNSFNNNNNNNNNNNNNNTDTNTNTNTNYYYKYNYNDDDECSDNAIDDENVLLPNKADVTKHYDSSVYYCSMCGICEYCNCGVRTLSYKNSWIEMLNENDFSFVGIDNQSHGLSEGFKNYRCYIEDFDNFILDAVQALEIFVNEWKERNELKPIIIMGLSMGGCIALKSLEYIYRSNKEWKSYIKSLVLVSPMISLGKQKNKISNRLLISATKFLKYFFPLLPVNVKESNPMYPWIKHDSEIDPYQYCGPLRVRIAAECVGAADSCLTYKNLKYIEDGDVDIIVIQSKHDCIVDPSGAIHMMRRLLRIYDKKKGKKRKKKNADWDRMKRGVNSRVSTSINGGVNDGVNCSVSKNRLMFLNQISSMKRDAEGTLHEGKEANDDIMCCKENVDTTPSNERQKDMKNSVEGYIGSPGKGNSNDGINLVSVCRSSDNNTCSSKRASVNTEIGKGERKSHIGSFAHLYEKKNILSSLVYSHESFNRINKNDEIFPISNTENDIKSERIIWNTFDYGYYKSFKLKKNIKNKNHSLSSDEEFKNLSVYILRYGCHTLPGEPNTRETISLLVDWLNDTCHKYIYKK comes from the coding sequence ATGAATGAAACTAATAATGAGAAATCTAAACGAAATTTAATTGAGAAAGTAAGTAGTGAAAAAGATAATTCGATTAATGAAGGAGTGAATATACCGACTGACCAAAGAGCTAATGAGAGCAAAGGTTTCAGTAACAGTTACGAAAATTATGGCAGCAGTATGAGTAGCAGTAATAACAACAGAAGCAATACTGGAAGTACTAGCGGTAATAATGTAGGCAGTACTAGCGGTAATAATGTAGGCAGTACTAGCGGTAATAATGTAGGCAGTACTAGCGGTAATAATGTAGGCAGTACTAGCGGTAATAATGTAGGCAGTACTAGCGGTAATAATGTAGGCAGTACTAGTGGTAATAATGTAGGCAGTACTAGCGGTAATAATGTAGGCAGTACTAGTGGTAATAATGTAGGCAGTACTAGCGGTAATAATGTAGGCAGTACTAGTGGTAACAACATAGGAAGTAGAAACAGTAACAGCAACGGTGGGGGGGAGAGACGCGTAAGTAGTTTCAAGGAGGGAAACCCCAACGGCAAAGATACTGCATCGACGAAAAAGTTAGAGAGCGGTTTAAATGAAGagaaagaaacaaaaaagaattacaTGCAATATGATGATGGTAATCcagaaataaatttttttattaataaagataatttaaaaatagctAGATATGCATGGAAGGCAGAAAACCCTAAAGCGTATGTATTTGCTTTACATGGAATTACATCACATCTGAGAAacgaatatttaaattatatgggTAGACCTGCATGGGTTGATCAAAGAAAGGATGAACACCgtgaaaaaggaaataatgaaaaggagGGATCATTAAGAAGAGGGTTCATTAAAATAGGGGGCAACTACCTTAGTAAAAGCGGGTCTGTAAAGGAGCACGAGAAGTATGTGATTCCTAATGGCAACGACTGCAACGACTGCAACGACCGCAACGACCGCAACGACCGCAACGACCGCAACGACCGCAACGACCGCAACGACCGCAACGACTGCAACGACTGCATTAATGGCATCAGCAATggaaattataataacagcaccagtaataataataatggtaaCATAGGTGGTAGTGCGCGAGTCAATGCTCCCGGTAGCGCTAATATAAGGGCGTTGAGCTTCTCCTCGGGTAAAGTAAGACAAAGATCGTACGATCGAGAAATGAGGAGCCAGAGTAATACAAATTCTTCGGATGAAGAAGAGGAGGAGTacgatgatgatgatgatgatgataatgaCTCTTCGTCTTTATCATGCAGTTCATCCGAACTAGGGGATAAGAGAAACTTAGAAAAGAAGTTAACAATGTTTTTGTCCTGCTCATCTTGTATTtcaaatttaaatgaaacgATGAATCATGTGAACAGCAAATTCAGTGAGGGTGCTTTAAATAGTGGTAACAGTAATGACTATAACTGTAACTATAGCAACAGTAACATTAACAGCAATagttttaataatacaaatagcttcaataataataataataataataataataataataataataatactgaTACTAATACTAATACTAAtactaattattattataaatataactataacGATGATGATGAGTGTAGTGATAACGCTATAGACGACGAAAATGTATTGTTACCTAATAAGGCGGATGTAACAAAGCATTATGACTCAAGTGTATATTACTGCTCTATGTGTGGCATATGTGAATACTGTAATTGTGGTGTAAGAACattatcatataaaaatagttgGATAGAAATGctaaatgaaaatgatttTTCGTTTGTTGGTATTGATAATCAGTCACATGGATTATCAGAAGGATTTAAAAACTATCGTTGTTATATTGAAGATTTCGATAATTTCATCCTGGACGCTGTTCAAGCTTTAGAAATATTTGTTAATGAATGGAAAGAAAGAAATGAGTTAAAGCCAATAATTATTATGGGTTTATCTATGGGTGGTTGTATAGCCTTAAAATcgttagaatatatatatagatctAATAAAGAATGgaaatcatatataaaatcttTAGTATTAGTATCACCTATGATTAGTTTAggtaaacaaaaaaacaaaattagtAATAGACTTCTAATATCAGCAACGAAATTTCTTAAATACTTCTTCCCACTACTTCCAGTTAATGTAAAAGAAAGTAATCCCATGTATCCATGGATTAAACATGATTCGGAAATTGATCCATATCAATATTGTGGGCCCTTAAGAGTACGAATAGCAGCAGAATGTGTCGGTGCAGCTGACAGTTGCTTGacgtataaaaatttaaaatatatagaggATGGAGATGTTGATATTATAGTGATTCAGTCCAAACATGACTGCATTGTTGATCCCAGTGGTGCTATCCATATGATGAGGAGACTGCTCCGTATATATGACAAGAAAAAGggcaaaaaaaggaaaaaaaaaaatgctgaTTGGGATAGAATGAAGCGAGGCGTTAATAGTAGAGTAAGCACCAGTATTAATGGAGGTGTTAATGACGGCGTTAATTGTAGCGTTAGTAAGAACCGTCTCATGTTCTTAAACCAAATTAGCAGTATGAAAAGAGACGCTGAGGGTACACTACATGAAGGTAAGGAAGCAAATGATGATATCATGTGTTGCAAAGAGAATGTAGATACAACACCCTCCAATGAAAGACAGAAAGACATGAAGAACAGTGTAGAAGGGTATATAGGAAGCCCAGGTAAGGGTAACAGTAATGATGGCATCAATCTTGTTAGTGTATGTCGTTCTAGTGATAACAATACATGCAGTAGCAAGAGGGCTAGTGTGAATACAGAAATAGGAAAAGGGGAACGGAAATCGCATATAGGTAGTTTTGCTCACTTATACGAGAAGAAGAATATTCTGTCAAGTTTAGTATATTCCCACGAATCATTTAAccgaataaataaaaatgatgaaatttTCCCCATTTCAAATACCGAAAACGACATAAAGAGTGAGAGAATTATATGGAATACATTTGATTATGGTTATTAtaaatcttttaaattaaaaaaaaatataaaaaataaaaatcattcTTTATCTAGTGATGAGGAATTTAAAAATCTAagtgtttatattttaagataTGGTTGTCATACCTTACCAGGGGAACCAAACACAAGAGAAACAATCTCGCTTTTGGTGGATTGGCTCAATGATACATGCcataaatacatttacaaAAAGTGA
- the PmUG01_12035600 gene encoding conserved Plasmodium protein, unknown function, with protein sequence MTDYKTAITSIEEMKNICSELLNAKEDQVYNKLSLYYELEEKLKKVQPVITRIRLRRNETQEEKKIYGEKMIKNVDLLLERYDTLYTIYEEELTVFKENYEIEKNKIIEKKLLQEQVKKEYEEELLNRGRIKTKLEEQEIQLRNQEKLKFIKGKEEQYEKRTNQMETIKELIRQKCYFLYEEICSACDREEAINYIYSQLGVPSDKNKFSSDTVNNGGNPFNCVHLIDCLYLIYKNNEFHLFKEAVKNIIEYLEQLVRNIDNEQLKLINLMNKTFQHNILSKKGTLFVFILIGYSLKRSHDIDYVLKKINREINEENIYIYLEEPNIATDYTKWKKWFDNIQLSINILCTFFRHINKYSDIPDDEKVKSVFLFLKEKFENNFQGEDM encoded by the coding sequence ATGACCGACTACAAAACTGCGATAACTTCCATCgaggaaatgaaaaatatttgcaGTGAACTTCTAAATGCTAAGGAAGACCAAGTGTATAATAAACTTAGTTTATATTACGAACTGGaagagaaattaaaaaaagtgcaACCTGTTATTACGCGTATAAGACTACGAAGGAATGAAACacaagaggaaaaaaaaatttatggtgaaaaaatgattaaaaatGTTGATCTATTATTAGAAAGATATGATACATTATATACCATCTATGAAGAAGAATTAACCGTATTTaaggaaaattatgaaatcgaaaaaaataaaattattgaaaagAAGTTATTACAAGAACAGGTAAAAAAAGAGTATGAAGAAGAACTGCTTAACAGGGGTAGaattaaaacaaaactaGAGGAACAAGAAATACAATTAAGAAAccaagaaaaattaaaattcataaaagGAAAGGAGGAACAATATGAAAAGAGAACAAACCAAATGGAAACAATCAAGGAATTAATACGACAAAAATGCTATTTCCTGTATGAAGAAATATGCAGTGCATGTGACAGGGAAGAAGCCATAAACTACATATATTCGCAGCTGGGTGTACCCTCAGATAAAAACAAGTTTAGTAGCGATACAGTCAATAACGGAGGAAATCCCTTCAACTGTGTGCACCTCATCGACTGCTTATACCTGATATACAAAAACAACGAGTTCCACCTTTTTAAGGAAGCAGTAAAAAACATCATCGAATATTTAGAACAATTAGTGAGAAACATAGACAACGAACAACTAAAACTAATAAATCTTATGAATAAAACTTTTCAACATAACATTTTGTCAAAAAAAGGTACATTATTTGTGTTCATACTTATAGGATATAGTCTTAAAAGATCGCATGATATAgattatgttttaaaaaaaataaacagagaaattaatgaagaaaatatttacatatatcttGAAGAGCCAAACATAGCTACTGATTatacaaaatggaaaaagtGGTTTGACAATATTCAATTgtctataaatattttgtgcACTTTCTTTAGAcacattaataaatattcagaTATACCAGATGATGAAAAAGTCAAatctgtttttttatttttgaaggAAAAATtcgaaaataattttcaaggGGAAGATATGTAA
- the PmUG01_12036200 gene encoding conserved Plasmodium protein, unknown function encodes MHVNELNKTVFKEDYKNKRNTKEVEFMETIENLSDALMSNNDSFDSNACSKTSSSKRVNVKGNEKQKKDNLKNKNKNVPNDKKKEEITPTYIPQIYETYDSNPIEESQTYNNNEYQIGFNIIPNILAIFYIIITLVIILQSYLSKDHIIIKIINIVKLKLLDLLKTLPITKNLMNKITSSIIVTHLFLDDLMVKSNLMKPYIEAIKGIITEYFFLILFIILMYFISSFILHIIFEIIAMKREKDLLEKENVVLVTNKMTVEEYEDMSFTYSELAKLHDDKDFICLKNKRAGEGIELWNWQIRKHKNQSNDIDICSDIELSDMDEN; translated from the exons atgcatgTAAACGAGCTGAATAAAACCGTATTTAAGGaggattataaaaataaaagaaacaCAAAAGAAGTTGAATTCATGGAAACTATTGAAAATTTAAGTGATGCTTTAATGTCAAACAACGATTCATTTGATAGTAATGCATGCTCAAAAACGTCAAGTAGTAAAAGGGTGAATGTaaaaggaaatgaaaaacaaaagaaagataatttgaaaaataaaaataaaaatgtaccaaatgacaaaaaaaaagaagaaattacTCCTACATACATTCCACAAATATATGAAACGTATGACTCAAATCCTATAGAAGAATCACAAACctacaataataatgaatatcaAATTGGCTTTAACATTATTCCCAACATCTTGgctatattttacataattataacacTAG TTATAATACTACAGTCGTACTTAAGCAAAgatcatataataataaaaatcatCAACATAGTAAAACTTAAACTTCTTGATTTGTTAAAAACCCTACCGATTACTAAAAACCTTATGAACAAAATCACCTCATCA ATCATAGTAACTCACTTGTTTTTAGATGATTTAATGGTTAAAAGTAATTTGATGAAACCATATATAGAGGCAATAAAAGGAATCATAacggaatatttttttttaattctttttataattttaatgtactttatatcatcatttattttacatataatatttgaaatTATAGCAATGAAGAGAGAAAAAGatttattagaaaaagaaaatgttgTACTTGTAACGAACAAAATGACCGTTGAAGAATATGAAGACATGTCCTTCACTTACAGTGAATTAGCAAAATTACATGATGATAAggattttatttgtttaaaaaacaaaagagcAGGAGAAGGAATTGAGTTATGGAATTGGCAAAtaagaaaacataaaaatcaAAGTAATGATATAGACATCTGTAGTGATATTGAACTCTCAGATATGGATGAAAATTGA
- the PmUG01_12035900 gene encoding conserved Plasmodium protein, unknown function — MDNCFVIIKQYSILFFKNYKGKLAWKQTKRNIYSTKVASGKTSKIKISKPINVTVHPHATNTILDKAKNILSERKSTINENFEKSIHNGKLNNNSSSNDNNNSSNNENSNSSNNENSNSSNNENSNSSNNENSNSSNNENSNSSNNENSNSSNNNSESKCNSNGQRDKKSYEEKSRREEFTSGAFEKKKYLGNENKKFFNLQEFSLIYSKMVYLNKIENVHNKFFVPEFCEINDLDYENIEYELLISFMNTFNNELKFQLKLNDNDKQEDKENCVLHKMAKIFIDKLIYYCSNPIIFLTQKDNNNNSLFDNEIIGQISSFFEQIEQNRNGDILFKICLSKILQQIFNFKPNPEDMASWISRQAFVVLVKILIDQDIKKHEQCITYTVELIKKNLSSLDFFQVDNVVVLIEIIQYAIIYLSENKYNTKNCSFNSESWFEDFGDLIKSLRSSEWKIFLNQLIVIETFLYDKKREGTKKVFNKLYRQQIELSAIKNCSYSKWFKIEMPLSMSLFK; from the exons atggataactGTTTTGTCATTATAAAGCAATATagtatattgttttttaaaaattataaaggtAAACTTGCATGGaaacaaacaaaaagaaatatttattctacAAAAGTTGCAAGTGGTAAAACTAGTAAAATCAAAATAT CAAAACCGATTAACGTAACAGTTCATCCTCATGCAACGAAT ACTATTTTAGACAAGgctaagaatattttatcagAACGAAAAAGCACTATAAATGAGAATTTTGAAAAGAGCATACATAatggaaaattaaataacaatAGCAGTAGCAATGACAATAACAATAGCAGTAACAATGAGAATAGCAATAGCAGTAACAATGAGAATAGCAATAGCAGTAACAATGAGAATAGCAATAGCAGTAACAATGAGAATAGCAATAGCAGTAACAATGAGAATAGCAATAGCAGTAACAATGAGAATAGCAATAGcagtaacaataacagtGAGAGTAAATGTAACAGTAATGGACAAAGAGACAAAAAAAGTTATGAAGAAAAATCAAGGCGCGAAGAATTTACATCTGGggcatttgaaaaaaaaaaatatttagggaatgaaaataaaaaattttttaacctCCAGGAGTTTTCACTCATATATTCAAAGATGGTTTATTTGaacaaaattgaaaatgtccacaataaattttttgtaccTGAATTT TGTGAAATAAACGATCTAGACTATGAGAATATAGAATATGAGTTGTTAATATCTTTCATGAACACGTTTAATAATG AGCTAAAATTTcagttaaaattaaatgacaATGATAAACAAGAGGACAAGGAAAACTGTGTGCTTCACAAAATGGCCAAAATATTCATCGataaacttatatattattgctCCAAtcctataatttttttaacacaaaaagataacaataataacagtCTATTTGATAATGAAATCATCGGTCAGATTAGTAGCTTTTTTG AACaaatagaacaaaatagaaatggggatattttatttaaaatatgtttgaGTAAAATACTACaacaaatttttaacttCAAGCCTAATC ctGAGGATATGGCTAGCTGGATTTCTAGGCAAGCTTTTGTAGTCCTggttaaaatattaattgatcaggatataaaaaaacatgaacAGT GTATTACATACACAGTagagttaataaaaaaaaatctgtCAAGCTTAGATTTTTTTCAAGTGGACAACGTTGTAGTTTTGATTGAAATTATCCAATATGCAATCATTTATTTATcggaaaataaatataatacg aaaaattgtTCATTTAATAGTGAAAGCTGGTTTGAGGACTTTGGAGATCTT ATAAAGTCCCTAAGGAGTAGTGAATggaaaatatttctaaaCCAACTAATAGTCATAGAAACTTTtctttatgataaaaaaagagaaggtactaaaaaagttttcaataaattatatagacAGCAGATAGAACTCTCAGCTATTAAAAATTGTTCTTATTCCAAATGGTTTAAAATTGAGATGCCCTTGTCAATGAGcttattcaaataa
- the PmUG01_12036100 gene encoding conserved Plasmodium protein, unknown function — protein MLNHLRTISWGGKLKGSNKIKVLKDNLKRFTALLRVNENPFKYIFFPKKPVYVGSNRFFFSKQNENDNKSVGTKNAVPYDNIKCTFMFNKSKWFKSYVNINFFGKKKEFDKNKNMCSNNTISGLSENLAGGEKNIFEYGQVDEHKYCSREKRRYGKVNGVKSEGNIRENRRDNDKYEGTTADSNESKRKGRSDCKSKVSNEGNHASNNVLHTSRNIVDERGERGENVNGQLQNIAGDTNDNEKGKKKKIILFKGTYFKNVHSLLLSKKIKETLTNLKSRHGYKIIMKRIKIEKKKINYILTKYHIISTGNVKYNLNEHIYRKAVINTKTKIFTFLKRYNNKSLIDIYYEEKTKYKVRKQKLYELQEKIIKNSKIAQSSVKKFFKKYGYVGLGTYFIVFLMTFCSSYFFVHFKYISLSDLKYISEKMHLNKYIDDDLHKKIDSVWGEILFAYIASKIAEPLRIVITILITPYIAKVIKLKKRGRLKSL, from the coding sequence ATGCTGAACCATCTACGAACAATATCATGGGGAGGGAAACTTAAAGGGagcaataaaataaaagtgttGAAGGACAACTTGAAACGTTTTACTGCTCTTTTGAGAGTAAATGAAAATCcttttaagtatattttttttcctaagAAACCAGTTTATGTAGGATCGAATAGATTCTTCTTTAGTaagcaaaatgaaaatgacaATAAAAGTGTAGGCACCAAGAATGCAGTTccatatgataatataaaatgtacctttatgtttaataaaagtaaatggTTTAAGTcttatgttaatattaatttttttgggaaaaagaaagaatttgacaaaaataaaaatatgtgttCGAATAACACTATATCCGGGTTAAGTGAAAATTTGGCGggaggagaaaaaaatatttttgaatatgGTCAGGTCGATGAGCATAAATATTGCAGCAGGGAAAAACGAAGGTATGGAAAGGTCAATGGCGTCAAAAGTGAAGGGAACATTCGGGAAAATAGAAGAGATAATGACAAATATGAAGGAACAACCGCTGACAGTAACGAGagcaaaagaaaaggaagaagtGATTGCAAAAGTAAAGTAAGTAATGAAGGGAACCATGCCAGCAATAACGTCCTGCACACTAGCCGAAACATAGTGGATGAAAGGGGAGAACGAGGGGAAAACGTTAATGGGCAGCTTCAAAACATAGCAGGGGATACTAACGATAAtgaaaaggggaaaaaaaaaaaaattattctttttaaaggAACGTActttaaaaatgtacattCGTTATTATTGtccaaaaaaattaaagagaCGTTAACAAACTTAAAAAGTAGACAtggatataaaataattatgaaaagaataaaaattgaaaaaaaaaaaattaattatatattgacaaaatatcatattattagtacaggaaatgttaaatataatttgaatgaacatatttatagaaaagctgtaattaatacaaaaactaaaatttttacttttttaaaaagatacaataataaatcccttatagatatatattatgaagaaaaaacaaaatataaagtaagaaaacaaaaattatatgaattacaagagaaaattattaaaaattcaaaaattgcACAGTCAagtgttaaaaaattttttaaaaaatatggatacGTAGGATTAGGAACGTATTTTATTGTCTTCTTAATGACTTTTTGtagttcttatttttttgtgcattttaaatatatatctttatctgatttaaaatatatatcagaaaaaatgcatttaaataaatatatagatgatgacttacataaaaaaattgattcTGTTTGGGGTGAAATTCTGTTTGCTTATATCGCTTCAAAAATTGCAGAGCCCCTTAGAATAGTTATTACTATTCTTATAACACCATATATTGCAAAAGTTATTAAGCTAAAAAAGAGGGGTAGACTCAAGTCTCTTTAA
- the SIR2A gene encoding transcriptional regulatory protein sir2a, putative, whose translation MGNLMISTLKKDTKNITLEELAEIIKNCKYIVALTGSGTSAESNIPSFRGSNNSIWSKYDPKIYGTIWGFWKYPEKIWEVIRDISSDYEIEINQGHIALSKLENLGYLKSVITQNIDGLHEESGNTKVIPLHGNVFEALCCTCNKTVKLNKIMLQKTSHFMHQLPPECPCGGIFKPNIVLFGEVISNSLLKKAEQEIMQCDLLLVIGTSSTVSTATNLCYFASKKKKKIVEINISKTYITNKMTDYHVCAKFSELIKVSNILNSGK comes from the coding sequence ATGGGAAACTTAATGATATCAACTTTAAAAAAGGACACCAAAAATATAACTCTGGAAGAGCTAGCcgagataataaaaaactgCAAATACATAGTCGCATTAACGGGGTCAGGTACGTCTGCCGAAAGTAATATACCAAGTTTTCGTGGATCGAACAATTCCATATGGAGTAAATATGACCCTAAAATATATGGAACAATTTGGGGATTTTGGAAATATCCTGAAAAAATATGGGAAGTAATAAGAGATATATCATCAGATTatgaaatagaaataaatcaAGGGCATATAGCTTTATCAAAATTAGAAAATCTAGGATATTTAAAATCAGTGATTACACAAAATATTGATGGTTTACATGAAGAAAGTGGGAACACAAAAGTAATTCCCTTGCATGGTAATGTTTTTGAAGCTTTGTGCTGTACATGTAATAAAAcggtaaaattaaataaaatcatGTTACAGAAAACATCTCATTTTATGCATCAGTTACCACCTGAATGTCCATGTGGTGGAATATTTAAACCAAACATCGTTTTATTTGGGGAAGTTATATCAAACagtcttttaaaaaaagctGAACAAGAAATAATGCAATGTGATTTACTTTTAGTTATTGGGACCTCTTCCACAGTGTCCACAGCTACCAATTTATGCTATTTCgctagcaaaaaaaaaaaaaaaattgttgaaattaatatatcaaaaacgtatattacaaataaaatgacAGATTATCATGTGTGTGCAAAGTTCAGTGAGCTGATAAAAGTGTCCAATATATTGAATAGTGGGAAATAA